A single window of Providencia alcalifaciens DNA harbors:
- the lspA gene encoding signal peptidase II encodes MKTPICSTGLRWLWLTVVIIIADLGIKHLVLKDLVLYEAHPVIPFFNIMYAQNFGAAFSFLADKGGWQRWFFAGIAIAISIILMVMMYRQSVKKRLSNIAYALIIGGAIGNLFDRLVHGFVVDYIDFYVGNWHWPTFNLADMAICIGAALVIFEGFLPDKPKQQDTK; translated from the coding sequence ATGAAGACACCTATTTGTTCTACTGGTTTGCGTTGGCTGTGGCTGACGGTTGTGATTATCATCGCAGATTTAGGGATTAAGCATTTAGTCTTAAAAGACCTTGTTCTGTATGAAGCACATCCGGTGATTCCGTTTTTTAACATTATGTATGCTCAAAACTTTGGTGCAGCATTTAGTTTTCTGGCGGATAAAGGTGGCTGGCAACGTTGGTTCTTTGCGGGTATTGCGATTGCGATTTCTATCATCTTAATGGTGATGATGTATCGTCAAAGTGTGAAAAAACGCCTCAGCAATATTGCTTATGCATTAATTATTGGTGGTGCAATCGGTAATTTATTTGATCGCTTAGTGCATGGCTTTGTGGTTGACTACATTGATTTTTATGTTGGCAACTGGCACTGGCCGACCTTTAACTTGGCGGATATGGCCATTTGTATTGGTGCGGCATTGGTGATTTTTGAAGGCTTTTTGCCAGATAAACCCAAACAGCAAGATACTAAGTAG
- the fkpB gene encoding FKBP-type peptidyl-prolyl cis-trans isomerase: MSTQIQAQSSVLLHFTLKLEDGSTADSSHAQGKPALFALGNDSLSPELEAQLIGLSEGEKKTFSLAGDTVFGKHNPDLVQYFSLRDFMETGIPEIGTIMLFTGMNGSEMPGVVKAIEGESITVDFNHPLAEQQITFEIEVLEIDPQLESHHANING; encoded by the coding sequence ATGTCGACTCAAATACAGGCGCAGAGTTCTGTTTTACTGCATTTCACTCTGAAATTAGAAGATGGCTCCACGGCAGATTCTTCTCACGCACAAGGAAAGCCTGCGTTGTTTGCTCTTGGAAATGATTCACTGTCGCCAGAATTAGAAGCGCAACTTATTGGGCTATCTGAAGGTGAAAAGAAAACATTTTCCTTAGCAGGGGATACGGTATTCGGGAAACATAATCCAGACTTAGTGCAATACTTTTCATTGCGTGATTTTATGGAAACGGGGATCCCTGAAATTGGCACCATCATGCTGTTTACGGGCATGAATGGGAGCGAAATGCCGGGCGTGGTGAAAGCGATTGAAGGGGAATCAATTACTGTTGATTTTAACCATCCTCTTGCTGAGCAACAAATTACCTTTGAAATTGAAGTTCTAGAAATAGACCCACAATTGGAGAGTCACCATGCAAATATTAATGGCTAA
- the ispH gene encoding 4-hydroxy-3-methylbut-2-enyl diphosphate reductase: MQILMANPRGFCAGVDRAISIVERALEIYGAPIYVRHEVVHNRYVVDDLRQRGAIFIEEISEVPDGSILIFSAHGVSQAIRQEARSRDLTMLFDATCPLVTKVHMEVARASRKGKEAILIGHAGHPEVEGTMGQYNNPEGGMYLVESPEDVWKLQVKDENNLSFMTQTTLSVDDTSDVIDALTRRFPNIVGPRKDDICYATTNRQEAARELAEKADIVLVVGSKNSSNSNRLAELASRMGKAAFLIDGAEDIQIDWLKDKKIIGLTAGASAPDILVRQVIDRLKALGADSVVELQGREENIVFEVPKELRVDVKEIS; the protein is encoded by the coding sequence ATGCAAATATTAATGGCTAATCCTCGTGGATTTTGTGCGGGTGTTGACCGTGCAATCAGTATTGTTGAACGCGCGTTAGAAATTTATGGCGCGCCGATTTATGTTCGTCATGAAGTGGTGCATAACCGCTATGTGGTTGATGATTTACGCCAGCGTGGCGCTATTTTTATTGAAGAAATCTCTGAAGTTCCTGATGGCTCTATTCTGATTTTCTCAGCGCATGGCGTTTCACAAGCCATCCGCCAAGAAGCCCGTTCCCGCGATTTAACCATGCTATTTGATGCGACTTGCCCATTAGTGACCAAAGTACATATGGAAGTGGCTCGCGCCAGCCGTAAGGGTAAAGAAGCGATTTTAATCGGCCACGCAGGGCACCCTGAAGTGGAAGGGACAATGGGGCAATATAATAACCCTGAAGGGGGAATGTATCTTGTTGAAAGCCCAGAAGACGTTTGGAAGCTACAGGTAAAAGATGAAAACAACCTGAGTTTTATGACGCAAACGACGCTTTCAGTGGATGATACCTCCGATGTGATTGATGCGCTTACCCGTCGATTCCCAAATATTGTGGGACCTCGTAAAGACGATATTTGCTATGCAACCACGAACCGCCAAGAAGCTGCGCGTGAGCTAGCGGAAAAAGCTGATATCGTGTTAGTCGTCGGTTCGAAAAATTCGTCAAATTCAAACCGTTTAGCTGAATTAGCTTCTCGAATGGGGAAAGCTGCATTTCTGATTGATGGTGCTGAAGATATTCAAATTGATTGGTTAAAAGATAAGAAAATTATTGGATTGACTGCAGGGGCATCAGCCCCCGATATTTTAGTCCGCCAAGTGATTGATAGACTTAAAGCGCTGGGTGCAGACTCGGTGGTTGAGCTACAAGGACGAGAAGAGAATATCGTTTTTGAAGTACCAAAAGAGTTGCGTGTAGACGTTAAAGAGATTAGTTAA